A single window of Paenibacillus sp. SYP-B4298 DNA harbors:
- a CDS encoding carbohydrate ABC transporter permease, which yields MHTVRYTVANVLKYVSLLLGAFGALVPIVVVLFASLKTNKEYGDTSPLTLPDNWMNLVNYSKAFINGKMLLGFANTMIIVIISIIGASLLGAMIAYVLNRFQFRGKKLLIGAFLLATLIPGVTTQVATFRIITALHLVDTRFAPILLYLGTDIIAVYIFMQFLNSISDSLDESAMLDGASYFTIFWKIILPLLAPAVVTVIIVKGVNIYNDFYTPFLYMPSEHLQVLSTALFKFKGPYGSQWEVISAGIMITIIPILIIFLALQKYIYNGFAQGSVK from the coding sequence ATGCACACGGTGAGGTATACAGTAGCCAATGTTCTGAAATATGTTAGCCTGCTCCTTGGTGCGTTCGGAGCGCTGGTTCCGATTGTAGTCGTCCTGTTCGCTTCCCTGAAGACCAACAAGGAGTATGGGGATACAAGTCCGTTAACTCTACCGGATAACTGGATGAATCTGGTTAACTACTCCAAGGCGTTCATCAACGGTAAAATGCTGCTTGGCTTTGCCAATACCATGATTATTGTCATTATCTCCATTATCGGTGCATCATTGCTAGGGGCGATGATCGCTTATGTGCTCAACCGGTTCCAATTCCGCGGTAAAAAGCTGCTGATCGGCGCCTTTCTGCTGGCTACACTCATTCCCGGCGTCACGACCCAGGTTGCTACCTTTCGTATTATTACCGCTCTGCACCTGGTAGATACGCGCTTCGCTCCGATTCTTCTATACTTGGGCACCGATATTATTGCGGTCTATATCTTCATGCAGTTTCTTAACTCCATCTCGGATTCACTGGATGAGTCGGCCATGCTGGATGGTGCTTCTTATTTCACGATCTTCTGGAAGATTATTCTGCCACTGCTGGCCCCGGCCGTCGTAACGGTCATTATTGTAAAAGGCGTAAACATCTATAACGATTTCTATACTCCGTTTCTATATATGCCAAGCGAGCATCTCCAGGTGCTCTCGACAGCATTATTCAAATTTAAAGGGCCCTACGGCTCGCAATGGGAGGTCATCAGCGCCGGAATCATGATTACCATCATTCCGATTCTGATTATTTTCCTGGCCCTTCAGAAGTACATATACAACGGGTTTGCACAAGGTTCAGTTAAATAG
- a CDS encoding glycoside hydrolase family 130 protein, which translates to MTDIRIIGEKLANIPWQEKPESATGPVWRHSGNPVIKRNPVKGIARIFNSAVVPFEDEFIGVFRAETINGRPHLHMGRSKDGLSWMIEEERIAFVNEQGEPFMPNYAYDPRLVYVEDAYYIIWCTDFYGAAIGVAKTTDFKTFVRLENPFLPFNRNGVLFPKKMNGNFVMLSRPSDSGHTPFGDVFLSESPDFVYWGKHRHVMTKGGQGWWQAVKIGGGPAPIETTEGWLMFYHGVTGTCNGLVYSMSAVILDKDEPSRVKYRSRDYVLTPEEWYEERGFVPNVVFPCAALTDAETGRIAIYYGAADTYVGVAYTTVQEIVDYVKATHEDVGDDAGLGVM; encoded by the coding sequence ATGACGGATATTCGTATTATTGGAGAGAAGCTGGCTAACATACCTTGGCAGGAAAAGCCGGAATCGGCAACGGGACCGGTCTGGAGACATTCGGGCAATCCGGTGATTAAGCGGAATCCAGTTAAGGGGATCGCGCGTATTTTCAACAGTGCAGTTGTGCCCTTTGAAGATGAGTTTATCGGCGTGTTTCGGGCAGAGACGATTAACGGTCGTCCTCATCTGCACATGGGCCGTAGCAAGGACGGGCTGAGCTGGATGATCGAGGAAGAACGGATTGCCTTTGTGAACGAGCAGGGCGAGCCTTTTATGCCGAATTATGCCTACGATCCGCGTCTTGTCTATGTAGAGGATGCCTACTATATCATCTGGTGCACCGATTTCTATGGAGCGGCGATTGGCGTGGCGAAAACAACCGATTTCAAGACCTTTGTCCGTCTGGAGAATCCGTTCCTACCGTTTAACCGGAACGGTGTGTTATTCCCCAAGAAGATGAACGGAAACTTTGTTATGCTGTCCCGTCCAAGCGATAGCGGACATACTCCGTTCGGAGATGTGTTCCTGAGCGAGAGCCCGGATTTCGTCTATTGGGGCAAACATCGGCATGTCATGACCAAAGGAGGCCAGGGCTGGTGGCAGGCCGTGAAAATCGGCGGCGGGCCGGCGCCGATTGAAACCACCGAGGGCTGGCTGATGTTCTATCATGGGGTAACCGGAACCTGCAACGGTCTGGTCTACAGCATGAGCGCTGTCATCCTTGATAAGGATGAGCCCTCCAGGGTAAAGTACCGTTCCCGCGATTATGTGCTGACCCCGGAGGAATGGTATGAAGAACGAGGCTTTGTTCCAAATGTTGTGTTCCCTTGTGCAGCCTTGACAGATGCCGAGACGGGCCGGATTGCCATCTATTACGGGGCAGCGGATACTTATGTCGGTGTAGCCTATACGACTGTTCAGGAGATTGTGGATTACGTCAAGGCAACCCATGAGGACGTGGGGGATGATGCCGGCCTCGGAGTGATGTAA
- a CDS encoding acetylxylan esterase, with translation MEDLLRYEGSSPRPDDLDEYWERALQELYVQPLYYELVEAEFQTPLAACYHLYFTGVGGARIHAKYVKPRQTQHQGPGLALFHGYHTGSGDWSDKAAYAAHGITVLAMDCRGQGGLSQDNLPARGTTLKGHIIRGLDEDSADKLYYRNVFLDVVQAVKILKSMDQVDSSKIAVHGCSQGGALSLACAALEPSVKLAIPVYPFLTDYRKAWQMDIVNTAYEEIAYYFRFMDPLHTRQEEVFRKLGYIDIQNLAARIQSRVLFVTALADLACPPITQFAAYNKIQSEKELLVYHEYGHEHLPLLGDRVMQELLAL, from the coding sequence ATGGAAGATTTGCTCCGCTATGAGGGCAGCAGCCCTAGACCGGATGACTTGGATGAGTACTGGGAGCGTGCGCTGCAGGAGCTGTATGTACAGCCGTTGTACTACGAGCTGGTAGAAGCAGAGTTCCAGACCCCGCTTGCCGCTTGCTATCATCTTTATTTTACAGGGGTGGGCGGCGCGCGGATTCATGCCAAATATGTGAAGCCCAGACAGACGCAGCATCAAGGTCCGGGCCTCGCGCTCTTCCATGGCTATCATACGGGGAGCGGCGACTGGTCCGATAAAGCAGCCTATGCAGCTCACGGCATCACCGTCCTTGCCATGGATTGCAGAGGACAGGGCGGGCTGTCACAGGATAATCTTCCTGCCAGGGGCACTACACTTAAGGGCCATATTATCAGAGGGCTTGATGAAGACAGTGCCGATAAGCTGTATTACCGGAATGTGTTCCTGGATGTGGTTCAAGCCGTCAAGATCCTGAAGTCAATGGATCAGGTGGACAGCAGCAAAATTGCGGTGCACGGCTGCTCCCAAGGCGGAGCGCTGTCGTTAGCCTGTGCGGCGCTGGAGCCGTCAGTAAAGCTGGCGATACCGGTCTATCCGTTCCTGACCGATTACCGCAAGGCTTGGCAGATGGATATCGTCAATACCGCTTACGAGGAAATAGCCTATTATTTTCGATTTATGGACCCGCTTCATACCCGGCAGGAGGAGGTATTCCGCAAGCTGGGCTACATTGATATTCAGAATCTGGCAGCGCGCATCCAGTCGAGGGTTCTGTTCGTAACTGCGCTTGCTGATCTGGCATGTCCGCCGATCACTCAATTTGCGGCATACAATAAAATTCAGTCCGAGAAGGAATTGCTTGTATACCATGAATATGGCCATGAGCATCTCCCGCTGCTCGGCGACCGTGTCATGCAGGAGCTGTTGGCGTTGTAA
- a CDS encoding AbrB/MazE/SpoVT family DNA-binding domain-containing protein, producing MAIENEAVSPMEWKRARVSQKRQVTIPQKLFEQAGIKDEVEFSIKGGNIIMRPVRETRGNDYFADLILADLIKEGYTGERLLEQFREKQDEYHTAIKNLIAESGEVARNFRGTGNEETEELFGDVMGD from the coding sequence ATGGCAATAGAGAATGAGGCGGTGAGTCCTATGGAATGGAAGCGTGCGCGTGTCTCTCAGAAACGCCAAGTTACAATACCTCAAAAACTTTTTGAACAAGCAGGAATCAAGGATGAAGTGGAATTCAGTATTAAGGGTGGCAACATTATCATGCGCCCTGTACGTGAAACCAGGGGTAATGATTATTTTGCTGACCTTATTTTGGCTGATCTGATCAAAGAGGGATATACAGGGGAGAGGCTGCTGGAGCAATTCCGTGAGAAGCAAGACGAATACCACACCGCCATTAAAAATCTTATTGCCGAATCTGGAGAAGTTGCTCGGAATTTTAGAGGAACGGGAAATGAAGAGACGGAAGAGCTTTTTGGCGATGTCATGGGGGATTAG
- a CDS encoding type II toxin-antitoxin system RelE/ParE family toxin, with product MLPVLYLGPAKRYFKKLVDKPLKSVYLDAITAIRLDPSVGELKTGDLAGVYGYDVSYKGTNYEIAYRIEENEEGELVVVILAGSRENFYEELKCYLKS from the coding sequence ATGCTTCCTGTCCTATACCTAGGCCCCGCAAAACGATATTTTAAGAAGCTGGTCGATAAACCACTAAAATCAGTCTACCTTGATGCAATTACAGCGATTCGACTTGATCCCTCTGTTGGGGAACTTAAAACTGGTGACCTGGCTGGTGTGTATGGGTACGATGTATCCTACAAAGGCACGAACTATGAAATCGCCTACCGGATAGAGGAAAATGAGGAAGGCGAGCTTGTGGTTGTCATTTTGGCAGGCTCCAGAGAAAACTTCTACGAAGAGCTAAAGTGTTATCTTAAGAGCTGA
- a CDS encoding DUF6809 family protein, with product MKNILHDLYEGKIRPEEQCVPQSSYYHELNHQVSDAMLQWKQRLSTEEFAQLQELLDLRRESDALQSQEAFTFGFKLGALVMIDVLQAPPSEGQERQANSSA from the coding sequence ATGAAAAACATATTACACGATCTATACGAGGGCAAGATACGCCCTGAGGAACAATGCGTGCCCCAGTCTTCCTATTACCACGAATTGAACCATCAAGTATCGGACGCCATGCTTCAATGGAAGCAACGCCTCTCCACAGAGGAATTCGCCCAGTTGCAGGAGCTGCTGGATTTACGCAGGGAGTCTGATGCCTTGCAATCCCAAGAGGCCTTTACCTTCGGCTTTAAGCTGGGGGCGCTCGTCATGATCGATGTGCTTCAGGCTCCCCCATCGGAAGGGCAGGAGAGACAAGCGAACTCCTCCGCATAG
- a CDS encoding helix-turn-helix domain-containing protein translates to MYRRIRDLREDKDLTQQKLAQYLNVTQATYSRYERGELDLPSTVLIKLAQFHEVSTDYLLGLTDKSTSYP, encoded by the coding sequence ATGTATAGACGAATAAGGGATTTGCGGGAAGATAAGGATCTGACACAGCAGAAATTGGCACAGTATTTAAATGTCACTCAGGCTACTTACTCCAGGTATGAGCGAGGCGAGTTGGATTTGCCAAGCACAGTTTTAATCAAGCTAGCCCAATTTCACGAGGTCAGTACAGATTATCTATTGGGACTGACGGACAAGTCTACGTCTTATCCTTGA
- a CDS encoding helix-turn-helix domain-containing protein, with the protein MYRRIRDLREDKDLTQQKLAQYLNVTQATYSRYERGELDLPSTVLIKLAQFHEVSTDYLLGLTDKSTPYP; encoded by the coding sequence ATGTATAGACGAATAAGGGATTTGCGGGAAGATAAGGATCTGACACAGCAGAAATTGGCACAATATTTAAATGTCACTCAGGCTACTTACTCAAGGTATGAGCGAGGCGAGTTGGATTTGCCAAGCACAGTTTTAATCAAGCTAGCCCAATTTCACGAGGTCAGTACAGATTATCTATTGGGACTGACAGACAAGTCTACGCCTTATCCTTGA
- a CDS encoding DNA-methyltransferase encodes MLNDYKIKFNDYALSDEKSPLFLQGDALEVLKQLPDESIDFCMTSPPYWGKRQYSGGGIGLEKDYKEFIKILTTIFAELKRVLKPTGSFWLNIGDTYLNKKQLGIPWRIAITLMDEQGWILRNDIVWNKVKGGMDNSKDKLGNIHEPIFHFVKQAKYYYDVDAIRSKPKEAKVVNGAIVSATGVSGVRYKRQIELSTVLTEEQKRSAFSALDSILQDVMNGKLADFRMVIKGQQRATHSDSTQVSGRAKELQDKGFYFLKYHPNGSKPTDVWDIIPEDTQQRDDNHFAPYPEDLCKIPILATCPENGIVLDPFCGTGTTMLVARQFNRKSVGIDISDRYIKVSEERCHLLV; translated from the coding sequence ATGTTAAATGACTATAAAATAAAATTTAACGACTATGCACTATCAGATGAAAAAAGCCCATTGTTTCTTCAAGGCGATGCATTAGAAGTGCTAAAACAATTGCCTGACGAAAGCATTGATTTTTGCATGACGAGTCCTCCTTATTGGGGTAAAAGGCAATACTCAGGTGGAGGAATCGGTTTAGAAAAGGACTATAAAGAATTTATTAAAATCTTAACTACAATTTTTGCTGAACTCAAGAGAGTATTAAAGCCAACGGGTTCGTTTTGGTTGAACATCGGCGATACTTACTTAAACAAAAAACAACTTGGTATCCCTTGGCGAATTGCAATAACCTTAATGGATGAACAGGGCTGGATACTAAGGAACGATATTGTTTGGAACAAAGTAAAAGGTGGGATGGATAATTCCAAAGACAAACTAGGTAATATACATGAACCTATTTTTCATTTTGTCAAACAAGCAAAGTATTACTATGATGTCGATGCAATACGCTCGAAGCCCAAAGAAGCTAAAGTGGTTAATGGTGCTATAGTTTCCGCCACTGGTGTGAGTGGCGTTCGATACAAACGTCAAATTGAATTGTCTACTGTATTAACTGAGGAACAAAAACGCTCAGCATTTAGCGCTCTCGACTCAATCTTACAAGATGTTATGAATGGTAAATTGGCTGATTTTAGAATGGTAATTAAGGGTCAACAAAGAGCAACTCATTCCGATTCTACTCAAGTGTCGGGTCGTGCTAAGGAACTTCAGGATAAAGGATTTTACTTTTTGAAATATCATCCGAATGGAAGTAAACCAACCGATGTATGGGATATAATCCCTGAGGATACTCAGCAAAGAGATGACAATCATTTCGCCCCCTATCCTGAAGATTTATGCAAAATACCTATTTTAGCAACTTGTCCCGAAAATGGTATCGTGTTAGACCCATTTTGTGGTACAGGCACAACCATGTTAGTTGCAAGACAATTTAATCGAAAATCTGTAGGTATTGACATATCTGATCGTTATATAAAAGTTTCTGAAGAGAGGTGTCATCTCCTTGTCTAA
- a CDS encoding alpha/beta hydrolase, which yields MKKGLTRLVSLAIAAALLVPSMSFAASQPQEQSNSLVTPASYPIIAAPQGYDGYRSWIPHGNVHQMSYYSSTVGKTRNAMVYTPPGYTPTKKYNVLYLLHGIGGDQYEWLNGMNPRNILDNLYSENKLEPMIVVFPNGRAMWDDRPIGDIFAPDKQQAFERFEFDLVNDLIPHVENNYPVNKNRLNRALAGLSMGGGQSLNFGLKHLDKFAWVGAFSSAPNTKAANQLITNPSYAASQLKLLWLSCGASDGLLWVSQNFHNSLNSMNVPHMWYLDVGGHEGKVWSSGLYQFSQRIFK from the coding sequence ATGAAAAAAGGTCTAACTCGTTTAGTAAGTCTGGCCATCGCTGCCGCACTGCTGGTGCCATCGATGTCTTTTGCTGCGTCCCAGCCACAGGAACAGAGCAATTCACTCGTCACACCTGCCAGTTACCCCATCATCGCGGCTCCACAGGGATATGACGGATACCGTAGCTGGATTCCGCATGGCAATGTGCATCAGATGAGCTACTACTCCTCGACAGTAGGCAAGACGAGGAACGCTATGGTGTATACGCCGCCAGGATATACGCCTACCAAAAAATATAACGTACTCTACCTGCTGCATGGTATTGGCGGAGATCAATATGAATGGCTCAATGGCATGAATCCGAGAAATATACTGGATAATCTGTACTCCGAGAACAAGCTTGAGCCGATGATTGTCGTTTTCCCGAATGGCCGTGCGATGTGGGATGACCGTCCGATTGGCGATATTTTCGCTCCAGACAAGCAACAAGCCTTCGAACGCTTCGAATTCGATCTGGTCAATGACCTTATCCCCCATGTTGAAAATAACTATCCGGTGAACAAAAATCGTCTGAATCGCGCACTGGCTGGGTTGTCGATGGGTGGCGGTCAGTCACTGAACTTTGGCCTGAAGCATCTGGACAAGTTCGCTTGGGTTGGCGCGTTCTCGTCTGCACCGAACACGAAGGCGGCTAACCAGCTCATCACCAATCCGTCGTATGCTGCCAGCCAACTGAAGCTGCTGTGGCTGTCTTGTGGAGCATCGGATGGACTGCTCTGGGTCAGCCAAAACTTCCACAACAGCCTGAATAGCATGAACGTTCCGCATATGTGGTATCTCGATGTGGGCGGACATGAAGGCAAAGTATGGAGCAGCGGGCTGTATCAATTCTCGCAACGCATATTTAAGTAA
- a CDS encoding MerR family transcriptional regulator — protein MGMRVKEVADLVGTSVRTLHHYDEIGLLLPEETTESGYRLYSEANLELLQQILFFRELGFPLKRIKDIVTDPSFDRLAALHQHRMLLLEKRDRIDQMLETIDKTVRHMKGEMTMTHQERFTGFDFSSRPYEQEARERWGDEAVNRSHAKLDTMNKQEQHKLGESMNDLYRRLAAVRQLAPDHADAQAAIGEWYTWLNSNTGYDYTLEAFKNLGQMYVEDERFKHNIDQFGDGLAVFMRDAMAIYADSMSQD, from the coding sequence TTGGGAATGAGAGTCAAGGAGGTGGCTGATCTGGTCGGGACGAGTGTGCGCACACTTCACCATTATGATGAGATCGGGCTGCTGCTGCCAGAGGAGACGACCGAATCTGGATACCGTCTGTACTCTGAAGCGAACTTGGAGCTGCTGCAGCAGATCTTGTTCTTCAGGGAGCTGGGATTCCCACTCAAGCGGATTAAGGATATTGTGACTGACCCGTCCTTTGATCGACTGGCCGCGCTCCATCAGCACCGGATGCTGCTGCTGGAGAAGCGAGACCGCATCGACCAGATGCTGGAGACGATCGACAAGACGGTTCGTCATATGAAAGGCGAGATGACGATGACCCATCAGGAACGATTCACCGGATTCGACTTCAGCAGTCGTCCGTATGAGCAGGAGGCGAGAGAGCGCTGGGGGGATGAAGCGGTGAATCGCTCTCATGCCAAGCTCGACACCATGAACAAGCAGGAGCAGCATAAGCTGGGAGAGTCAATGAATGACCTCTACCGCAGGCTGGCAGCAGTGCGTCAGCTAGCACCGGATCATGCCGATGCACAGGCAGCGATCGGGGAGTGGTACACTTGGCTCAACAGCAACACAGGCTATGACTACACGCTTGAGGCATTCAAAAATCTGGGGCAAATGTATGTCGAGGATGAGCGCTTCAAGCATAATATCGACCAATTCGGTGACGGGCTGGCTGTCTTCATGCGGGATGCGATGGCGATATACGCCGATAGCATGTCACAGGATTAG
- a CDS encoding glycosyl hydrolase, producing MNKSALLASLISLLLMIASPSSVLQTAEAATLHHWQLYKNGEAHLRQGKLKQAIAELEQAVSQSEQAGYLRKLAEAYEQSKQYQKAADTYYREARIHKVLSEQSGDLNTYYAVLAKADALNTEIEVYVESPATQGTAGAASTVTGGRKLAKFEPPSGMYIGAYIDKDSHMVKLGDDKFKAFNKLAGKQHAIYFTYHRYGSPFPYHWAEQVGQAGGAIQLAFQPDNGLDEVKDGPYLRQFARDAKAAGVPVFLRFASEMNGNWVKWNGNPQQYIQTFRLVAKVMREEADNIAMVWSPAANPKPTIQAYYPGDEWVDWVGLSIYSVKYFNGKLGNPADQVNPLDSLDEVYQTYAARKPIMVSEYAATHYSKAGDTSTLYFAQTKMNMLYHGAKLKYPRLKAISWFSLNTLTDSHRAERSLNNFSLTENDKVLAAYSKLIADPYYLSSVLPASAARPSTNSSGSSATAESDTSRQPSAGQSAASAAWTAGIVQRDYPYTLRRLTATKLEQPSTVIVWVKTYDPYISKVVIKLNGKLALSRQQYPYSFKLDPSKLPAGDQKLEVIVFDSKGVEASRRSFTLRTG from the coding sequence ATGAATAAATCTGCCCTACTAGCGAGTCTCATCTCGTTGCTGCTAATGATAGCCTCCCCGTCCTCTGTGTTACAGACCGCCGAAGCGGCTACACTCCATCACTGGCAGCTATATAAAAATGGCGAGGCGCATCTCAGGCAGGGCAAGCTCAAGCAGGCGATTGCCGAGCTGGAGCAGGCTGTAAGCCAATCGGAGCAGGCAGGGTATCTGCGGAAGCTGGCTGAAGCCTATGAGCAGAGCAAACAATATCAAAAGGCTGCGGACACCTACTACCGTGAAGCGCGCATCCATAAGGTGCTGAGCGAGCAGTCTGGAGATCTGAACACGTACTATGCGGTACTGGCCAAAGCCGATGCCTTGAACACAGAAATCGAGGTGTATGTAGAATCGCCTGCAACGCAAGGGACAGCGGGAGCAGCAAGCACTGTGACTGGAGGCCGGAAGCTCGCGAAGTTCGAGCCGCCAAGCGGCATGTACATCGGTGCCTACATAGACAAAGATAGCCATATGGTCAAGCTGGGCGACGACAAATTCAAGGCGTTCAACAAGCTTGCAGGCAAGCAGCATGCCATTTATTTCACCTATCACCGCTACGGCAGCCCCTTCCCGTATCATTGGGCGGAGCAGGTAGGTCAAGCTGGCGGTGCCATTCAGTTAGCCTTCCAGCCGGACAACGGGCTGGACGAAGTGAAGGATGGCCCCTATCTTCGCCAGTTCGCGCGTGATGCGAAGGCCGCGGGAGTGCCTGTCTTCCTGCGCTTCGCTTCCGAGATGAACGGCAACTGGGTCAAGTGGAACGGCAATCCGCAGCAGTATATCCAGACATTCCGTCTCGTCGCCAAGGTCATGCGGGAGGAGGCGGATAATATCGCGATGGTCTGGTCGCCCGCTGCCAATCCGAAGCCAACCATCCAGGCGTACTATCCTGGCGATGAGTGGGTGGACTGGGTGGGGTTGAGCATCTACAGTGTGAAGTATTTTAACGGCAAGCTGGGCAATCCTGCCGACCAGGTGAATCCGCTTGACTCCCTTGATGAAGTTTATCAGACCTATGCCGCCCGCAAGCCGATCATGGTCAGCGAATATGCAGCCACTCATTATAGCAAGGCCGGGGACACCTCTACCCTCTACTTCGCGCAGACCAAGATGAACATGCTCTACCATGGTGCGAAGCTGAAATATCCGCGTCTCAAGGCAATCAGTTGGTTCAGCCTCAACACCTTGACCGACTCGCATCGTGCAGAGCGGAGCCTGAACAACTTCAGCCTGACCGAGAATGACAAGGTGCTGGCCGCCTACAGCAAGCTGATCGCTGACCCGTACTACCTGTCATCTGTCCTGCCTGCCTCTGCTGCCAGACCAAGCACCAACAGCTCGGGATCTTCTGCCACGGCAGAATCAGATACCAGCCGGCAGCCCTCAGCCGGGCAGAGCGCCGCATCAGCCGCATGGACTGCAGGCATCGTTCAACGGGATTATCCTTACACCCTTCGCAGACTCACTGCTACGAAGCTTGAGCAGCCATCTACAGTCATCGTATGGGTGAAGACGTATGATCCGTATATCAGCAAGGTCGTCATCAAGCTGAACGGCAAGCTGGCACTGTCGCGGCAGCAATATCCGTACAGCTTCAAGCTTGATCCGTCGAAGCTCCCCGCAGGCGATCAGAAGCTTGAAGTCATCGTCTTCGATTCCAAGGGCGTTGAGGCATCCCGCAGAAGCTTCACCCTGCGCACAGGATAA
- a CDS encoding cyclic nucleotide-binding domain-containing protein — MDSAVQFLRQNILLHGVPDHELEIAAAAMRKVKLSNGTSFIAEGTVGECCYFIMSGQALVASHSLTGRPIVLDVLKPGALVGEIALILQEKRTADVKALGEVTALRLNADDFARLAEASPMFHESLLFSARIRLIHGLLRKATIWSTIPDAELRGLAEVTSRVKVVRGERIITEGTPSSELYMVAKGRFEAVQNGRRIGVMGSGDCFGEADLLLGGAHSGTVTALEDGELLLLGESEFHYILQQYEQVHRQFIELLRLRRPDLADLLQLRKAASAKDDAAGWNHRPHSGAHSGLDSERADEAARNSRQTNRGADRWIDVLLLLGGLFVVTTVLAIWQKHPVWIASALLVGGVAGPVAFVAYMRGTQLLGYRLPRLAQAFLLSAATAAPAAWLLERYWLFRGGDGSRLGAVWEPIAVSLLEETLKLLVCVLLLRSRRERFLMDGIVFGAAVGMGFAAAESILYGWTYLQQGAAADMLAVLWVRALLSPFGHGTWTAIAAAGLWYGLRHHPAGARRSSVRSYRHMVLLLFASFALHALWDNRYMEGAVRLAGMIVIGVLGLLLLYRLLRKGMREERAQLELLNPLLDREHSGQEVPESLLGSQVKQALVCDGCGTVSPPEASYCARCGQALRVTTS; from the coding sequence ATGGATAGCGCGGTTCAATTTTTGCGGCAAAATATACTGCTGCACGGTGTGCCTGATCATGAATTAGAGATCGCGGCTGCGGCCATGCGCAAGGTGAAGTTAAGCAATGGCACATCATTTATTGCTGAAGGAACGGTTGGCGAATGCTGTTACTTTATTATGAGCGGCCAGGCGCTGGTAGCTTCTCATAGTCTGACAGGCCGCCCGATTGTGCTCGATGTGCTGAAGCCGGGCGCGCTGGTGGGCGAGATCGCACTCATCCTGCAGGAGAAACGGACAGCCGATGTGAAAGCGCTCGGCGAGGTAACAGCGCTGCGCCTGAATGCGGATGATTTTGCTCGGCTCGCCGAGGCCAGCCCGATGTTTCATGAGAGCCTGCTGTTCTCGGCGCGCATCCGCCTGATTCATGGATTACTGCGCAAGGCAACGATCTGGTCGACCATTCCAGACGCGGAGCTGCGCGGCCTGGCCGAGGTGACGAGCAGAGTGAAGGTGGTCCGAGGGGAGAGGATCATCACCGAGGGAACGCCGTCGAGCGAGCTGTATATGGTTGCCAAGGGGCGCTTCGAGGCGGTTCAGAACGGGCGGCGCATCGGCGTAATGGGTAGCGGAGACTGCTTTGGAGAAGCGGATCTGCTGCTAGGTGGCGCACATAGCGGCACAGTTACCGCGCTGGAGGATGGCGAGCTGCTGTTGCTGGGAGAGTCGGAGTTTCATTATATATTACAGCAGTATGAGCAGGTTCATCGCCAATTCATCGAGCTGCTGCGTCTACGCCGTCCTGATCTGGCGGATTTGTTGCAGCTTCGGAAGGCGGCATCTGCTAAGGACGACGCGGCAGGATGGAATCACCGTCCCCACTCCGGCGCCCACTCTGGCTTAGACAGCGAGCGTGCTGATGAAGCGGCCCGCAACTCGCGTCAGACTAATCGCGGCGCTGACCGATGGATCGATGTGCTGTTGCTGCTCGGCGGGCTATTTGTGGTGACCACCGTCCTGGCCATCTGGCAGAAGCATCCGGTGTGGATCGCATCGGCTCTGTTGGTCGGGGGAGTGGCTGGGCCGGTAGCTTTTGTGGCCTACATGCGGGGGACGCAACTGCTCGGTTATCGCCTGCCCCGTCTCGCCCAGGCATTTCTGCTGTCGGCCGCTACTGCGGCGCCTGCAGCCTGGCTATTGGAGCGCTACTGGCTGTTCCGTGGGGGCGACGGGAGCCGCCTGGGAGCGGTCTGGGAGCCGATCGCTGTAAGCCTTCTGGAAGAAACCTTGAAGCTGCTGGTCTGTGTGCTGCTGCTGCGCAGCCGCCGGGAGCGCTTCCTCATGGATGGCATTGTATTCGGCGCCGCTGTCGGGATGGGGTTTGCAGCGGCTGAGAGCATACTGTATGGCTGGACCTATCTTCAACAGGGCGCCGCCGCAGATATGCTGGCGGTGCTATGGGTCAGAGCACTGCTGTCGCCCTTTGGTCACGGCACCTGGACGGCGATTGCAGCGGCTGGGCTATGGTACGGCCTGAGACATCACCCAGCAGGCGCACGACGCTCGTCTGTACGGAGTTATCGTCATATGGTGCTGCTCCTGTTCGCCAGCTTTGCGCTGCATGCGTTATGGGATAACCGCTATATGGAGGGTGCTGTCCGCCTGGCTGGCATGATCGTCATCGGCGTGCTCGGTCTTCTCCTGCTGTACCGGCTGCTTCGCAAGGGGATGCGAGAGGAGCGGGCTCAGTTGGAGCTGCTCAATCCGTTGCTGGACAGGGAGCATTCAGGGCAAGAGGTGCCGGAGAGCTTGCTCGGCTCTCAAGTCAAGCAAGCGCTGGTCTGTGATGGCTGCGGTACAGTCTCGCCTCCCGAGGCCAGCTATTGCGCCCGCTGCGGACAGGCGCTGCGTGTCACGACTTCATGA